A region of Capra hircus breed San Clemente chromosome 11, ASM170441v1, whole genome shotgun sequence DNA encodes the following proteins:
- the SULT1C2 gene encoding sulfotransferase 1C2, with amino-acid sequence MALTTAGTQPSLGEVAGIPLPATTVDNWHQIQGFEAQSDDLLICTYPKSGTTWIQEIVDLIEQSGDVDKCQRAAIQHRHPFLEWARPPQPSGVEKARAMPRPRVLRTHLPTQLLPPSFWESNCKFLYVARNAKDCLVSYYHFQRMNRTLPDPGTWDQYFETFISGKVAWGSWFEHVRGWWELRNNVRMLFLFYEDIKRDPKQEIQKVMKFMEKNLDGAVLDTIVQETTFEKMKANPMTNRSTAPKTILDQSISPFMRKGIVGDWKNHFTVAQNERFDEIYRQKMEGTSINFCTEL; translated from the exons ATGGCCCTGACCACGGCGGGGACACAGCCCTCACTAGGGGAGGTGGCAGGGATCCCCCTGCCGGCCACCACCGTGGACAACTGGCACCAGATCCAGGGCTTTGAGGCCCAGTCAGACGACCTCCTCATTTGTACCTACCCTAAGTCAG GGACCACGTGGATCCAGGAAATTGTGGACTTGATTGAGCAGAGCGGGGATGTGGACAAGTGTCAGCGGGCGGCCATCCAGCACCGCCACCCATTCCTCGAGTGGGCCCGGCCGCCCCAGCCCTCCG GTGTGGAGAAGGCCAGAGCGATGCCCCGGCCCCGGGTGCTGAGgacccacctccccacccagctGCTGCCTCCATCCTTCTGGGAAAGCAACTGCAAG TTCCTCTATGTTGCTCGAAATGCCAAGGACTGTCTGGTTTCCTACTACCACTTCCAGAGGATGAACCGGACACTTCCCGACCCGGGCACCTGGGACCAGTACTTTGAAACCTTCATCAGTGGAAAAG TCGCGTGGGGGTCCTGGTTCGAGCATGTGAGAGGCTGGTGGGAGCTGAGAAACAATGTCCGGATGCTCTTTCTCTTCTATGAGGACATCAAGAGG GACCCAAAGCAGGAAATTCAGAAGGTGATGAAGTTCATGGAGAAGAACTTGGATGGAGCAGTGCTGGACACCATTGTCCAGGAGACGACATTTGAGAAGATGAAGGCAAACCCCATGACCAACCGTTCCACGGCTCCCAAGACCATCCTGGACCAGTCCATCTCCCCCTTCATGAGGAAAG GAATCGTGGGGGATTGGAAAAACCACTTCACGGTGGCTCAGAATGAGAGATTTGATGAAATCTACAGGCAAAAGATGGAAGGAACCTCAATCAACTTTTGCACGGAGCTCTGA